The following are from one region of the Candidatus Neomarinimicrobiota bacterium genome:
- a CDS encoding leucyl aminopeptidase — translation MKVSVRTESFLKQIDGTLVLGLFKGEKLPAWTKSLPDKIGSQIANIVDEEKFKGDWSKTVTLRGPIQSKLRIIIVVGLGDSSDWNEEKARQAAGISRSSLGSSQQKKVAMTIFGADNESETAKAQVEGFILSGYEFNKYKTSKESDNNSVQISSLDLIKLKGSVANSLKRAVKTGKIFAESAMFARNLQIEPGSTATPTFLALQARNIARKSSRIKVTVFDRAKIKKLKMGAIVGVSRGSQEPPRFIILEYKGASPKRKPIVLVGKGITFDSGGISIKPSASMEEMKYDMSGAAAVLGVFHGLISLDIKENVIGVIPATENLPSGTALKPGDIVKTYSGKTIEIINTDAEGRLVLADSLAYAVKNFNPSTIIDLATLTGSVVVALSSHASAIIANNAELTKKLVSSGESTGERIWELPLWDEYRDQIKSDIADMKNIGSKGGGAITAAALLEKFVGDVPWAHLDIAGTAYISKSLPYSPKGPTGVGVRLLLDFLS, via the coding sequence ATGAAAGTTAGCGTAAGGACTGAAAGTTTTTTAAAACAAATTGACGGCACGCTGGTATTAGGTTTATTCAAAGGGGAAAAGCTCCCTGCATGGACGAAATCCCTTCCCGATAAAATTGGCTCTCAAATTGCCAACATTGTTGATGAAGAAAAATTTAAGGGTGATTGGTCCAAGACGGTAACTCTTAGAGGGCCCATACAATCGAAACTTCGAATAATTATTGTTGTGGGACTTGGAGATAGTTCAGATTGGAATGAAGAGAAAGCGAGACAGGCGGCAGGAATTTCCAGAAGCTCGCTTGGCAGCTCTCAACAGAAAAAAGTCGCAATGACGATTTTCGGGGCTGATAATGAATCAGAGACTGCGAAAGCGCAAGTAGAGGGATTTATCTTATCAGGCTACGAGTTTAATAAATATAAAACCTCAAAAGAGAGTGATAATAACAGCGTTCAAATCAGCTCGTTGGACCTAATAAAACTCAAAGGTTCTGTAGCTAATTCTCTAAAACGTGCAGTCAAAACCGGAAAGATATTTGCCGAGAGCGCAATGTTCGCCCGTAACCTTCAGATAGAACCCGGAAGCACCGCAACACCGACATTTCTTGCGTTACAGGCACGTAATATTGCCCGGAAATCATCACGGATAAAAGTAACGGTTTTTGACAGAGCAAAAATTAAAAAGCTGAAAATGGGAGCAATCGTAGGAGTTTCCCGGGGAAGTCAGGAGCCGCCAAGGTTTATTATTCTCGAATATAAAGGCGCTTCGCCCAAACGTAAGCCCATCGTTCTTGTCGGAAAGGGAATAACTTTCGACAGTGGCGGAATAAGCATTAAACCTTCCGCGAGTATGGAAGAAATGAAATATGATATGTCAGGCGCCGCGGCAGTATTGGGAGTGTTTCACGGCCTGATTAGCCTCGATATTAAAGAAAATGTTATAGGTGTGATTCCTGCTACGGAAAATTTACCGAGTGGCACGGCTTTAAAACCGGGTGACATCGTAAAGACGTATTCAGGAAAAACTATAGAGATTATTAATACAGACGCCGAAGGCCGATTGGTGCTTGCCGATTCTCTTGCTTATGCTGTAAAGAATTTTAATCCCTCTACAATTATCGATTTGGCTACACTCACCGGTTCTGTCGTGGTAGCTTTAAGTTCTCACGCATCCGCAATAATAGCCAATAATGCAGAACTCACAAAGAAGCTCGTCAGTTCGGGTGAATCTACGGGTGAAAGAATTTGGGAGCTGCCATTGTGGGACGAATATCGAGATCAGATAAAAAGTGATATTGCAGATATGAAAAATATAGGGAGTAAAGGTGGTGGAGCAATAACCGCAGCCGCACTATTAGAAAAATTTGTGGGAGATGTCCCGTGGGCGCACCTCGATATAGCGGGAACCGCGTATATTTCCAAATCACTACCCTATTCTCCAAAAGGACCTACAGGTGTAGGAGTCCGATTACTATTAGATTTTTTAAGCTGA
- a CDS encoding NADH-quinone oxidoreductase subunit I, whose protein sequence is MIVHRPKSVLDKFYIPAILQGLALTFRHLMGSRFTIQYPEETVKHHPGYRGAHRLNKDSKGRIKCVACEMCSTACPANCITISPSPSEWMDRERVPEKFEINMLRCIYCGMCEEACPEDAIELTYIDDLVSYTRSEMIWDKDKLLRQFDLTINNQPMKTAQRGASMKALHGAV, encoded by the coding sequence ATGATTGTACACAGACCAAAATCTGTTTTGGATAAATTTTATATACCGGCAATATTACAAGGTTTGGCGCTTACTTTCAGGCACCTGATGGGGAGTCGTTTCACGATACAATATCCTGAGGAAACAGTGAAACATCATCCGGGCTACAGAGGGGCGCACAGGTTAAATAAAGACAGTAAGGGGAGGATAAAGTGTGTCGCATGTGAAATGTGCTCTACAGCTTGCCCCGCTAACTGTATAACAATTTCACCTTCGCCGTCTGAATGGATGGACAGGGAAAGAGTTCCCGAAAAGTTTGAGATCAATATGTTAAGGTGTATTTACTGCGGGATGTGCGAAGAAGCATGCCCGGAGGATGCAATAGAATTAACCTACATTGACGATTTAGTTTCTTATACTCGTTCTGAGATGATTTGGGACAAAGACAAGCTTCTTAGACAGTTTGATCTCACAATAAATAACCAACCAATGAAAACGGCGCAGCGTGGAGCATCTATGAAAGCGCTTCATGGGGCTGTGTAA
- a CDS encoding DUF2203 domain-containing protein, translating into MSLYGTKKLFSVQDASELIPDLSVMIDEFRDRKNNFLKLNNEVIELRKIIEVDEYRKEELSKKERILKATAAELENLIMQVRDLGCQLKDPEAGLVDFISVYKGKKVFLCWRQGEKEITWYHDINSGFSGRKVIEYPEEFKNN; encoded by the coding sequence ATGAGCTTGTACGGAACAAAAAAATTGTTCAGTGTGCAAGATGCCAGCGAGTTAATACCGGATCTGTCTGTAATGATAGACGAGTTTCGGGATAGAAAAAATAATTTTCTTAAGCTTAATAACGAGGTTATAGAATTAAGGAAAATTATAGAAGTAGATGAATACAGAAAGGAAGAACTTAGTAAAAAAGAAAGAATTCTTAAAGCTACTGCCGCTGAACTTGAAAATCTCATTATGCAAGTTAGAGATCTGGGTTGTCAATTGAAGGACCCTGAGGCCGGTTTAGTGGATTTTATTTCCGTGTATAAAGGTAAAAAAGTTTTTCTCTGCTGGAGACAGGGTGAGAAAGAAATAACGTGGTACCACGATATTAATTCCGGATTCTCAGGTCGGAAAGTAATCGAATATCCGGAAGAATTTAAGAACAATTAA
- a CDS encoding aldehyde dehydrogenase family protein — protein MTEAKYTSFNPSTGTPVGDVPLSNEAEINAAIERANEAFLLWKSVSIRDRLKYLQKAQDWLLENFEEVAKTIATEQGKPFTEALGMELIPALDYMKFLRKNAKKILSEIKPEYHQPLFAHKKGRIIFEPIGTILSISPWNYPFVIPLIDIASTVICGNTIVLKPALQTIFTAFKLKEMFEYADFPEGVINILAVSDSNAPLMTQHKGIGKIIFTGSVETGKKIMASAAQNLTPVILELSGKDAAIVCNDANLDRTVKGIVWGAFCNAGQTCVGIERVYVQKEISEKFILSLIREVDTLKMGDPLDSDTDIGPMTQKEQIQIVSGHLEDAVAKGAKVVCGGGNSVSDGSDLYFPPTVLINVDHSMLVMNEETFGPLLPVMVVETVEEAIKLANDSIYGLAASGWTQSRKTAKKIQDGITAGQVTINDSVYGFGEPGAPWGGVKQSGFGKIHSRFGLTELVNMKFADFDPLKNPAQLWWYPYNKELKDFYRKVTLALYSYNLGTKLRSILSLMMFRRFWERISLASLLLRIKKLF, from the coding sequence TTGACTGAAGCGAAGTATACTTCATTTAATCCCTCAACGGGAACTCCCGTTGGCGACGTGCCTCTCTCCAATGAAGCAGAAATAAATGCCGCAATAGAACGGGCGAACGAAGCATTTCTTTTATGGAAATCTGTTTCTATCCGAGATCGTTTAAAATACTTGCAAAAAGCGCAAGATTGGCTGTTGGAAAATTTTGAGGAGGTCGCGAAAACTATAGCGACTGAACAGGGAAAACCATTTACCGAAGCATTAGGCATGGAACTGATTCCCGCTCTCGATTATATGAAATTTTTAAGAAAAAACGCTAAGAAAATTCTCAGCGAAATCAAACCTGAATATCATCAACCTCTATTTGCCCATAAAAAAGGTAGGATAATTTTTGAGCCGATAGGTACTATCTTAAGTATTTCGCCCTGGAATTACCCTTTTGTAATACCTCTTATTGATATTGCAAGCACTGTCATATGCGGCAATACAATTGTCCTGAAACCCGCACTGCAAACTATTTTCACGGCGTTTAAACTAAAAGAGATGTTTGAATACGCGGACTTTCCAGAAGGAGTTATAAATATATTAGCCGTTTCAGATTCAAATGCTCCGCTTATGACACAGCACAAGGGAATAGGCAAAATAATTTTTACGGGAAGTGTGGAAACCGGCAAGAAAATTATGGCTTCGGCGGCGCAAAACCTCACTCCTGTTATACTCGAACTTAGCGGTAAAGACGCTGCGATAGTCTGCAATGATGCGAATTTAGATCGAACCGTGAAAGGCATAGTTTGGGGAGCATTTTGTAATGCAGGGCAAACTTGCGTCGGAATTGAGAGAGTATATGTCCAAAAAGAAATTTCCGAAAAATTCATTCTATCTTTGATAAGGGAAGTTGATACGCTTAAAATGGGCGACCCGCTTGATAGCGATACAGATATTGGTCCAATGACGCAGAAAGAACAAATTCAGATCGTATCCGGGCATTTGGAAGACGCTGTCGCGAAAGGAGCAAAGGTTGTTTGCGGAGGCGGAAACTCTGTCAGCGATGGTTCCGACCTTTATTTCCCGCCCACGGTTCTCATAAACGTTGATCATTCGATGTTAGTGATGAATGAAGAGACGTTTGGGCCGTTATTACCGGTTATGGTAGTTGAAACTGTTGAGGAAGCGATAAAGCTTGCCAATGATTCAATTTACGGTCTTGCCGCCAGCGGCTGGACACAGAGTCGCAAAACCGCTAAAAAAATACAGGATGGAATAACCGCCGGACAGGTAACTATAAACGATTCAGTTTACGGGTTTGGCGAACCCGGCGCTCCCTGGGGAGGGGTCAAGCAAAGCGGATTCGGTAAAATTCATTCGAGATTCGGATTAACCGAGCTGGTCAATATGAAATTCGCGGACTTTGATCCTCTTAAAAATCCAGCGCAGCTTTGGTGGTATCCGTATAACAAGGAATTGAAGGATTTTTATAGGAAAGTTACCCTTGCTCTTTATTCTTATAACCTTGGAACAAAATTGCGCAGCATCCTGTCACTGATGATGTTCAGAAGATTCTGGGAGCGAATATCGCTTGCTTCATTGCTCTTGAGAATAAAAAAACTTTTTTAG
- a CDS encoding MBL fold metallo-hydrolase yields the protein MQLGDYKINPIECGTLGLDGGAMFGVIPKTIWEKTNPADDRNRITLAMRAMLIQGKGMNLLVECGAGDKFNDKLKGIYSIDYSQSSLESSLSKAGLNREDITHIVLTHLHFDHTGGATRLNGEGVLSATFPNATYFIHQTQWDTAFNPTPRDKASYFHENYELLKTNGQLELVQNEGELFAGIETIVVNGHTPGQMLIKISGGERVLLYIADLVPTSSHLPVPFLMSYDLEPLKTMEEKERVLSQAVEENWILFYGHDPFIVATEVINSDKGFIAGEEVNI from the coding sequence ATGCAATTAGGCGATTATAAAATAAACCCAATAGAGTGCGGAACTTTAGGACTTGACGGCGGAGCAATGTTCGGGGTCATACCTAAGACTATCTGGGAAAAAACCAATCCCGCGGACGACCGGAACAGAATCACACTTGCAATGCGAGCGATGTTAATTCAAGGCAAGGGAATGAATTTACTTGTTGAGTGCGGCGCCGGAGATAAATTTAACGATAAGTTAAAGGGGATATATTCCATAGATTATTCTCAGTCTTCATTAGAATCTTCTCTCTCTAAAGCAGGTTTGAATAGAGAAGATATAACTCACATAGTGCTTACACATCTGCATTTCGATCATACTGGCGGAGCGACAAGACTGAACGGCGAAGGAGTATTATCGGCTACGTTTCCAAATGCGACTTACTTCATTCACCAGACACAGTGGGATACGGCGTTCAACCCTACGCCGCGTGACAAGGCGAGCTATTTTCATGAGAATTACGAATTACTAAAGACTAACGGTCAGCTGGAGCTCGTTCAAAATGAAGGAGAGCTATTTGCAGGAATAGAAACGATAGTTGTGAATGGGCATACTCCCGGTCAGATGTTGATCAAGATCAGCGGCGGAGAACGAGTTTTATTGTACATAGCAGACCTGGTCCCGACATCATCACATCTGCCCGTTCCGTTTTTAATGAGTTATGACCTGGAACCTCTTAAAACTATGGAGGAAAAAGAAAGGGTGCTTTCTCAAGCAGTTGAAGAGAACTGGATATTGTTTTATGGGCACGACCCTTTTATCGTAGCAACAGAAGTAATTAATAGTGACAAAGGATTTATTGCTGGAGAGGAGGTAAATATATGA
- a CDS encoding NADH-quinone oxidoreductase subunit B, producing the protein MIEDNLQGEIKDNIITTRIKDFVSWSRKNSLWPMPFGTACCAIELMATLSARYDLARFGAEAIKFSPRQSDLMIVAGRVSIKMMPVLIKIYEQMPEPKWVISMGACASSGGVFDTYTLVQGIDQFIPVDVYVPGCPPRPEGLIHAVMKIQEQITSETRARPLSEVL; encoded by the coding sequence ATGATAGAAGACAATTTGCAGGGGGAGATTAAAGACAATATCATAACTACGCGGATTAAGGATTTTGTCTCGTGGTCGAGAAAAAATTCTTTATGGCCGATGCCGTTCGGAACGGCATGTTGCGCTATCGAGCTTATGGCAACTCTTTCTGCAAGATATGATCTTGCAAGGTTCGGAGCCGAAGCGATTAAATTTTCACCCCGACAATCCGATTTGATGATAGTTGCCGGAAGGGTGTCAATCAAAATGATGCCGGTATTAATAAAAATATATGAGCAAATGCCCGAACCGAAATGGGTTATATCAATGGGAGCCTGTGCCTCAAGCGGAGGCGTATTCGATACCTATACTTTAGTTCAGGGAATTGACCAGTTTATTCCGGTTGACGTTTACGTTCCGGGCTGTCCACCGCGTCCTGAGGGACTGATTCACGCGGTTATGAAAATACAGGAGCAGATTACATCGGAGACAAGAGCAAGACCGTTAAGCGAAGTGCTTTAG
- a CDS encoding tetratricopeptide repeat protein, whose translation MHSEPKRKLAAIMFMDMVGYTALMQKDEGKARGLIKRHRDLVKPHVDKHGGEIIQYVGDGTFCRFDSAIEAVNAALEIQHVFKLEDEISLRIGIHVGDVMVEGEEVYGDGVNVASRIEPLAEAGGVCISERVYDDIRNQSELEAHLLGERVLKNVARPIKIYSLILQDKKMSPTMSQNIDSGGRSIAVLPFVNMSSDPENEYFGDGLAEEIINALTKIQDLRVASRTSSFSFKERNDDIREIGEKLNVDTILEGSVRRQGKKLRVTAQLINVEDGYHLWSERYDKELEEVFEIQDEITENIIQALEVILSDNEKNLIKNKPSVDVKAYDFYLRARKFMHSLTKKNFNYALKMLFRAIEIDPNYAIAYASIAECHCWLYLYHESKQENLIKAEEASQRSIELGPDLAETHVSRGYAASINKKYIEAESEFRTAIGINPKLYEAYYFYGRTCLVQGKLEEASQLFEKASVLLPEDYQALNFLGSVLRGLGDIEKAIEAESESLKRVGHHLELNPDDVRALYLGASVHIKIGNKKLGLEWSSKALELEPEDVGVLYNVACSYSLLGKIDEAIELLEKAVDGGFDHVEWIENDSDLDPLRDHPKFQSLIEKLK comes from the coding sequence ATGCACTCTGAGCCCAAACGCAAACTCGCCGCAATAATGTTCATGGACATGGTGGGCTATACAGCTCTTATGCAGAAGGATGAAGGCAAAGCGAGAGGATTGATCAAAAGACACCGTGATTTGGTCAAGCCTCATGTCGATAAGCACGGCGGTGAGATAATACAGTATGTAGGTGACGGAACGTTCTGCCGTTTCGACAGCGCCATAGAAGCTGTGAATGCTGCTCTTGAGATTCAGCATGTCTTTAAGTTAGAAGACGAAATATCACTACGTATCGGTATTCATGTCGGAGACGTAATGGTTGAAGGAGAAGAAGTTTATGGGGATGGTGTCAATGTTGCATCAAGGATAGAGCCTCTTGCTGAAGCAGGCGGCGTGTGTATTTCTGAAAGAGTTTATGATGACATTCGGAATCAATCTGAATTGGAAGCTCATTTATTAGGGGAAAGGGTTCTGAAGAATGTTGCACGGCCAATTAAAATTTATTCATTAATTCTTCAAGATAAAAAAATGTCACCAACGATGAGTCAAAATATTGATTCTGGTGGTAGATCAATTGCTGTATTGCCCTTCGTAAATATGAGTTCTGATCCGGAAAATGAATATTTTGGGGACGGGTTAGCTGAAGAGATCATAAATGCCTTAACTAAGATTCAAGATTTAAGGGTCGCTTCAAGGACATCTTCATTCTCATTTAAAGAAAGGAACGATGATATCCGTGAGATAGGTGAGAAGCTCAATGTAGATACGATTCTTGAGGGCAGTGTGCGAAGACAAGGCAAAAAACTTCGGGTAACGGCCCAGCTTATCAATGTGGAAGACGGCTATCATCTATGGTCCGAGAGATACGATAAAGAATTAGAAGAGGTCTTTGAAATTCAAGATGAAATCACCGAAAACATCATACAAGCGTTGGAGGTGATTCTCAGTGATAATGAGAAGAACTTAATCAAAAATAAGCCATCGGTAGACGTTAAAGCTTATGATTTCTATCTTCGTGCTCGAAAATTTATGCATAGTTTAACAAAGAAAAATTTTAATTATGCATTGAAAATGCTTTTTCGTGCGATTGAAATCGATCCCAATTATGCGATTGCATATGCAAGCATAGCTGAATGCCACTGTTGGCTTTATCTTTATCACGAGAGCAAGCAAGAAAATCTAATTAAAGCCGAGGAAGCGAGCCAAAGATCGATAGAGCTTGGACCTGATTTGGCAGAAACTCATGTGTCAAGGGGATATGCGGCATCTATCAATAAAAAGTATATCGAAGCAGAAAGTGAATTTAGAACAGCAATTGGAATTAATCCTAAATTATATGAAGCATACTATTTTTATGGCCGGACTTGCTTGGTTCAAGGCAAATTAGAAGAAGCTTCACAATTATTTGAGAAAGCAAGTGTTCTATTGCCCGAAGATTATCAAGCATTAAATTTTCTTGGTTCTGTTCTCAGAGGTCTTGGTGATATTGAAAAAGCGATTGAGGCTGAATCAGAGAGCTTAAAGAGAGTAGGGCACCACTTAGAGCTTAATCCTGATGACGTCCGTGCTCTTTATTTGGGTGCGTCCGTACACATTAAAATCGGAAATAAAAAATTGGGACTGGAATGGTCTAGTAAAGCGCTTGAATTAGAACCGGAAGATGTTGGAGTCCTATATAATGTCGCATGTAGTTATTCCTTGCTTGGTAAGATAGATGAAGCAATTGAATTGTTAGAGAAAGCAGTTGATGGCGGTTTTGATCATGTAGAATGGATAGAAAACGATTCCGATTTGGATCCGCTTCGAGACCATCCTAAATTTCAGTCACTAATTGAAAAATTGAAATAA
- a CDS encoding heme lyase CcmF/NrfE family subunit: MTDLGHFALQLGLLLSVGAIILVYFGVKLERPELVRSGENAVLAVLGLTTLAVFSLEYLMLTSDFNVEYVAKYTSRPLPVIYKIAALWGGQAGSLLFWLFLLGIYTSVVVVLYRYKQRRLMPWVVGTTMVVSIFFHLMLVTMADPFVRLDFTPVEGNGLNPLLQNPYMAIHPVMLYLGYVGFVIPFAFAIGAMATRHMGTDWIRAIRRSTMTAWLFLTIGNILGMKWAYVELGWGGYWAWDPVENAAILPWFTGTAFLHSVMIQEKKGMLKIWNMVLIILTFLLTIFGTFLTRSGILSSVHSFTESPIGPMFFSFLAFMTVASFGLLFMRLDSLKSESQLESLVSRESTFLFNNLLLVGAAFAVFWGTIFPLVSELVKGVQVTVSAPFFNQITVPIGLGLILLTGLCTMISWRKMTLSKFRKAFLYPSIFSGVLVIVQIAVGLRGFYTIMGFTFLFFTFYTLVLEFWNGTAARMRMTGEKTLQAFNELVGKNKRRYGGYIVHFGMVSIFFGFVGSGSFQFEKQFYLQEGESVKLKHYDIKFDTFFFDKTPSYDVAIANLEIRRDGKFITTMRPEKRFYPRQDQPSTEVVIYSTFAEDLYLILAGWDEDGATIKAYINPLVRWIWIGGLIIVFGTVIAIAPDDALRRLSGRRKKRELEERIS, translated from the coding sequence ATGACAGACCTAGGACACTTCGCATTACAACTTGGTTTGCTGTTATCAGTGGGAGCGATAATATTAGTTTATTTTGGTGTAAAATTAGAGCGTCCTGAATTAGTTAGGAGCGGAGAAAACGCCGTTCTGGCTGTTTTAGGATTGACAACTCTTGCAGTTTTTTCATTGGAATATCTGATGCTCACAAGTGATTTCAATGTAGAATACGTAGCAAAATATACAAGCCGGCCTCTTCCGGTCATTTACAAAATTGCGGCTCTATGGGGAGGTCAAGCAGGGTCTTTACTCTTCTGGCTCTTCCTTCTGGGAATTTACACGTCGGTTGTTGTGGTTCTTTATCGGTATAAACAGAGGCGATTGATGCCCTGGGTTGTGGGAACGACAATGGTCGTTTCGATATTTTTTCATCTAATGCTGGTCACAATGGCAGATCCATTTGTACGATTGGATTTTACTCCTGTTGAAGGAAACGGACTTAATCCGTTGCTACAGAATCCATATATGGCGATCCACCCTGTGATGCTCTATTTGGGGTATGTGGGCTTTGTTATTCCTTTCGCATTCGCTATTGGAGCGATGGCCACCAGACATATGGGAACCGACTGGATCAGGGCGATTAGAAGGTCAACCATGACAGCCTGGTTGTTTCTAACTATAGGTAATATACTCGGTATGAAGTGGGCGTATGTTGAACTCGGCTGGGGCGGTTATTGGGCATGGGATCCGGTAGAGAACGCTGCCATTTTACCCTGGTTTACCGGGACGGCATTCCTTCATTCCGTAATGATACAGGAAAAGAAAGGGATGTTAAAGATATGGAATATGGTGTTGATTATCCTGACATTCCTGTTAACAATTTTCGGAACATTTTTAACCCGAAGCGGAATCTTATCATCTGTTCATTCCTTTACGGAATCTCCTATAGGTCCGATGTTCTTCTCCTTTTTAGCGTTCATGACCGTGGCAAGTTTCGGGCTCTTATTTATGAGGTTAGATTCTCTTAAAAGCGAAAGTCAGCTTGAGTCTCTGGTATCAAGAGAAAGTACTTTCCTATTCAATAATCTCCTTTTGGTAGGAGCAGCATTCGCGGTTTTCTGGGGTACTATCTTTCCGTTAGTCTCTGAATTAGTGAAAGGAGTGCAGGTTACGGTCAGCGCGCCATTTTTCAATCAGATCACTGTGCCGATCGGTTTAGGGTTAATTCTTCTCACGGGATTGTGCACAATGATATCCTGGAGAAAAATGACGTTATCAAAATTCAGGAAGGCATTTTTGTATCCATCCATATTTTCAGGAGTCCTCGTAATTGTCCAGATAGCAGTCGGATTAAGGGGTTTTTATACTATTATGGGATTCACCTTTCTGTTCTTCACTTTTTATACCCTTGTCCTTGAGTTTTGGAACGGTACAGCTGCGAGAATGCGGATGACAGGAGAAAAAACCTTACAAGCGTTTAATGAGCTTGTGGGCAAGAACAAAAGACGCTATGGCGGATATATAGTCCATTTTGGGATGGTATCAATCTTTTTCGGATTTGTAGGTTCAGGTTCGTTCCAATTTGAAAAACAATTCTACCTTCAGGAAGGGGAATCAGTCAAATTAAAACATTATGATATTAAATTTGATACATTTTTCTTTGATAAAACACCCAGTTATGATGTAGCGATAGCTAATCTTGAAATTAGACGAGATGGCAAATTTATTACAACTATGAGACCTGAAAAACGATTTTATCCTCGCCAGGATCAACCTAGTACAGAAGTTGTAATCTATTCCACTTTTGCGGAAGATCTTTATCTGATTCTTGCAGGTTGGGATGAGGATGGCGCTACTATTAAGGCTTACATTAATCCTCTTGTTCGCTGGATATGGATCGGTGGATTGATCATCGTTTTTGGAACCGTGATCGCCATTGCTCCTGACGACGCATTACGGCGATTATCCGGTAGGAGGAAAAAAAGAGAACTGGAAGAGCGCATAAGCTAA
- a CDS encoding DUF3552 domain-containing protein, which yields MTEQLTLYVMLGSLAIVVATIILAAIKIRSVTANAKNGNNYNAQKSGYNSGPSQSSLQRKERDLKKRERNLGQRKGVLKQQEKIISDKKAELDKLISEETEILSKISGLSKEKAKKNLMNNLKKQLESEMARLKEQIEEESRKTINEEMSELIEESLRKHAEESGTDLSFSVFMLPRAEIKSWVIGSSGRNIRTFESTTGAKLVISQFSDAVVISSPNRNKVRMAEVALDELISMGKITPELIMDKVAHLKEEFVEFFEEDR from the coding sequence ATGACGGAACAATTAACGCTTTACGTGATGTTAGGGTCATTGGCGATAGTCGTAGCTACTATCATCTTGGCAGCGATAAAAATTAGAAGTGTTACGGCGAACGCAAAAAATGGAAACAACTATAATGCGCAAAAATCCGGATACAACAGCGGGCCGTCGCAGAGCAGCTTACAGCGAAAAGAAAGAGATCTGAAGAAGAGAGAAAGAAATCTTGGCCAGCGAAAGGGAGTACTAAAGCAACAGGAAAAAATTATTTCCGACAAGAAAGCTGAATTGGATAAACTGATATCCGAAGAGACAGAAATATTATCGAAGATATCCGGGTTGTCGAAAGAGAAAGCCAAAAAGAATTTAATGAACAATCTCAAAAAACAGCTTGAGTCCGAAATGGCGCGGTTAAAGGAGCAGATTGAAGAAGAATCCCGAAAAACAATAAACGAAGAAATGTCAGAATTGATTGAAGAGTCATTGAGGAAACACGCAGAGGAATCCGGAACCGATCTTTCGTTTTCGGTATTTATGCTTCCGCGCGCGGAAATAAAAAGTTGGGTAATTGGTTCAAGTGGCAGAAATATTAGAACATTTGAATCAACAACAGGCGCAAAGCTTGTCATATCTCAATTTTCGGATGCTGTAGTAATTTCCAGCCCCAACAGAAATAAAGTAAGAATGGCGGAAGTGGCATTGGATGAACTTATTTCAATGGGTAAGATAACTCCTGAACTTATAATGGACAAAGTTGCCCATTTGAAAGAAGAATTTGTTGAGTTTTTTGAAGAAGACAGATAG